The Brachybacterium huguangmaarense genome contains a region encoding:
- a CDS encoding phosphotransferase-like protein, with protein sequence MPRREFGIFLNGSYGVGKSSTLDHLTDLFAEAELPFSLFDVDWFHRSWPPGSGDPRNVLTEADNIRAVWRNYRRTGPRTPIVAGVIASHADRERYTRCFELPLRVVHLTASSEVAERRLRTRYTESQHRALTWHLDDHERLARELHRLSSYDLVVDTDHRTPAEVAALVFETFAPQLRG encoded by the coding sequence ATGCCACGACGTGAGTTCGGAATCTTCCTCAACGGCTCGTACGGAGTGGGCAAGTCCTCGACGCTCGATCACCTCACGGACCTCTTCGCCGAGGCCGAGCTGCCGTTCAGCCTCTTCGACGTCGACTGGTTCCACCGCTCATGGCCTCCGGGGTCCGGGGACCCTCGGAACGTCCTGACCGAGGCCGACAACATTCGTGCCGTGTGGAGGAATTACCGCCGGACAGGTCCGCGGACGCCGATCGTCGCAGGCGTGATCGCGAGCCACGCGGACCGTGAGCGCTACACACGGTGTTTCGAGCTCCCTCTTCGAGTCGTGCACCTCACCGCATCGTCGGAGGTGGCAGAACGCCGATTGCGGACCCGGTACACAGAGAGCCAACACCGCGCTCTGACGTGGCACCTCGACGATCACGAACGTCTGGCGCGAGAGCTCCACCGGCTCTCGTCGTACGACCTCGTCGTCGACACGGACCACAGAACACCTGCCGAGGTCGCCGCGCTCGTCTTCGAGACGTTCGCGCCACAGCTGCGCGGCTGA